Proteins encoded in a region of the Suncus etruscus isolate mSunEtr1 chromosome 1, mSunEtr1.pri.cur, whole genome shotgun sequence genome:
- the ASB15 gene encoding ankyrin repeat and SOCS box protein 15, producing the protein MDNNEGSDEDHLTSYDIQLSIEESIEANKTALYPERFIPLSNENRKLVRAIRQGHILELQEHVKYKNALDEADEKGWFPLHEAVVQPIQQILEIVLDASHKTLWEFKTSTGETPLTLAIKAGLVQNVRTLLEKGVHTNTKNDKGETPLLIAVRKGSYDMVSALIKHNTSLDQPCAKRWSAMHEGAKQGRKDIIALLLSHGGNVHLRDGFGVTPLGVAAEYGHCDVLEHLIHKGSDVFALADDGASVLFEAAGGGNPDCISLLLEYGGSGNVPNRAGHLPIHRAAYEGHYLALKYLIPVTSKNAIQESGLTPVHSAADGQNVQCLELLIENGFDVNILLADHISENYDDNRKTALYFAVSNNDIQCTEVLLTAGANPNLDPLNCLLVAVRANNHEIVRLLLSHGANVNCYFMHVNDTHFPSAIQYALNDEIMMRLLLNNGYLVEKCFDCMHGDIFGNRFLWSEIEEDEIPGWTSCVIKDNPFCEFITVPWMKHLVGSIIRILIDYMDYIPLCAKLKSALEVQREWPEICQILENPRSLKHLCRLKIRRLLGLQHLCQPASIEKLPLPPIIQRYILFKEYDLYGQGQNLT; encoded by the exons ATGGATAATAATGAAGGCTCTGATGAAGACCATCTTACCAGTTATGATATTCAGCTCAGTATTGAAGAATCAATTGAAGCCAATAAGACTGCACTTTATCCTGAAAG gtTTATACCACTAAGTAATGAAAACAGAAAACTTGTGCGGGCCATAAGACAAG GCCACATTCTTGAGCTCCAGGaacatgtgaaatataaaaatgcacTAGATGAAGCTGATGAGAAAGGATGGTTTCCATTGCATGAAGCTGTTGTTCAACCTATTCAGCAAATACTTGAAATTGTTCTGGATG catctcataaaaCACTTTGGGAATTCAAAACCTCTACTGGAGAAACACCCTTGACTTTGGCAATCAAAGCTGGTTTGGTACAAAATGTAAGAACTTTACTAGAAAAGGGAGTGCACACAAAtaccaaaaatgacaaaggagAGACACCCCTACTGATTG CTGTGAGAAAGGGCTCTTATGACATGGTGTCTGCTCTGATTAAACATAACACCAGTCTTGACCAGCCTTGTGCCAAGAGATGGTCAGCAATGCATGAAGGAGCTAAACAAGGCCGTAAGGATATCATAGCTCTGCTGCTAAGCCATGGAGGTAATGTCCACCTCAGGGACGGATTTGGAGTCACGCCATTAGGTGTAGCTGCTGAGTATGGTCACTGTGATGTGTTGGAGCACCTTATCCACAAAG GAAGTGATGTATTTGCTTTGGCTGATGATGGAGCATCTGTGCTGTTTGAGGCAGCAGGAGGAGGCAATCCTGACTGTATTTCCCTCCTGCTAGAATATGGAGGAAGCGGAAATGTACCTAACAGAGCAGGACACCTTCCTATACATCGAGCTGCCTATGAAGGACATTATCT tgCCCTGAAATATCTTATTCCAGTAACATCTAAAAATGCAATCCAGGAAAGTGGGCTAACACCAGTTCACTCAGCAGCTGATGGGCAAAATGTTCAGTGCCTCGAATTGCTCATTGAAAATGGCTTTGATGTGAATATCCTGCTTGCTGACCATATATCTGAGAACTATGATGATAACAGAAAGACTGCACTGTATTTTGCTGTTTCAAATAATGATATCCAATGCACAGAAGTTCTTCTGACTGCAGGTGCAAACCCAAATCTAGATCCTCTCAACTGTCTACTTGTGGCAGTAAGGGCCAATAATCATGAAATTGTTCGGCTGCTTCTTTCCCATGGAGCTAATGTCAACTGCTATTTTATGCATGTGAATGACACCCATTTTCCCAGTGCCATTCAGTATGCTCTGAATGATGAGATAATGATGAGGCTGTTGCTGAACAATGGTTATCTAGTGGAGAAGTGCTTTGACTGCATGCATGGGGACATCTTTGGAAATAGATTTTTGTGGTCAGAGATAGAGGAAGACGAAATACCTGGATGGACATCTTGTGTAATAAAAGATAACCCG TTTTGTGAATTTATTACAGTTCCTTGGATGAAGCACTTGGTAGGCAGCATTATTCGTATCTTAATAGATTACATGGATTATATCCCTCTATGTGCTAAACTAAAATCAGCACTAGAAGTACAGAGAGAATGGCCAGAAATCTGTCAAATACTag